One window of the Thunnus albacares chromosome 3, fThuAlb1.1, whole genome shotgun sequence genome contains the following:
- the lyl1 gene encoding protein lyl-1, with the protein MMEKVNSTGVPASPPKLPRPSSASSSSASSPSCTSVEQHSPLQNQAAASSDTINSPHPANKTVHKGHTDVPAGSLIQSPSATTTVLTSHHADTAAAPEPIVMETEQKEEKHGEPTTAAATPAASATRSPTLSSPPPLLPAPAKTSPCPLPPPTSTASFPPSSSSSPLPPHIPVISLGHSKPPLPLPNTPLTALHPIPNLLHGPHADLRRSQLTCLPVASPGGPGGSGGPGGPSAPSPGPLLPQQYLPAHAFFTSSYLGPSGGSYGVIANSRIKRRPSSHFEMEINDCPPQKLARRVFTNSRERWRQQNVNGAFSELRKLIPTHPPDKKLSKNEILRLAVKYINFLVTLLNDQAQDKSMDSAEDGAEDESATAGLDSNKLNPLFRCDTPPPPHTAPPSSARPSLAAARRDRDSTDSVIALANSPATSSCYGDTDSEESFGAKTSVVTHGILGKVKGQIRMVAATNDER; encoded by the exons ATGATGGAGAAGGTTAACTCCACCGGCGTACCTGCCTCACCACCCAAACTACCTCGcccttcctctgcctcctcttcctctgcctcctccccaTCCTGTACCTCCGTGGAGCAGCACAGTCCCCTCCAGAACCAGGCTGCAGCGTCTTCGGACACTATCAACAGCCCACATCCTGCTAACAAGACAGTGCACAAGGGACACACGGATGTCCCTGCTGGCAGCTTGATTCAGTCCCCCAGTGCCACAACGACAGTGTTAACCAGTCACCATGCAGATACAGCTGCTGCACCTGAGCCCATCGTCATGGAGACggagcagaaggaggagaagCATGGAGAACCGACCACCGCCGCTGCAACCCCTGCTGCTTCAGCCACCAGGTCCCCAACACTTTCCTCTCCACCTCCACTCCTCCCGGCACCAGCCAAGACTTCCCCGTGCCCACTCCCACCTCCAACCTCCACTGCATCTTTCCCTCCGTCCtcatcatcctctcctcttcctccccacATTCCAGTCATCAGTCTTGGTCACAGCAAGCCCCCTCTCCCGCTCCCCAACACCCCTTTGACTGCTTTACACCCAATTCCCAACCTTCTGCACGGGCCCCATGCAGACCTTCGCCGCAGCCAGCTGACCTGTTTGCCTGTGGCCAGTCCTGGAGGCCCCGGAGGTTCTGGAGGTCCAGGAGGTCCCTCTGCTCCCTCCCCAGGGCCCCTGTTGCCTCAGCAGTACCTGCCTGCTCACGCCTTCTTCACCAG TTCTTACCTGGGTCCCTCAGGAGGAAGCTATGGTGTCATTGCCAACAGCCGGATCAAGAGAAGACCCTCATCACACTTTGAGATGGAGATCAATGATT GCCCTCCTCAGAAACTTGCTCGCCGTGTCTTCACCAACAGCCGCGAGCGTTGGCGACAGCAGAATGTGAACGGCGCTTTCTCCGAGCTGAGAAAACTCATTCCCACACACCCACCAGACAAGAAGCTCAGCAAGAATGAAATCCTCCGCCTGGCTGTGAAGTACATCAACTTCCTGGTCACTCTGCTCAATGACCAGGCCCAGGACAAGAGCATGGACTCAGCTGAGGACGGGGCTGAGGACGAGAGCGCCACGGCCGGATTGGACAGCAACAAACTGAATCCTCTGTTTCGGTGCGACACTCCTCCTCCGCCTCACACTGCTCCACCATCCTCAGCCCGTCCCTCCTTGGCGGCAGCCCGCAGAGACAGGGACTCAACCGATTCAGTCATCGCCCTGGCGAATTCCCCTGCAACATCCAGCTGCTATGGTGACACGGACAGTGAGGAGAGCTTCGGGGCTAAGACCTCTGTGGTGACCCATGGCATTCTGGGAAAGGTTAAGGGTCAGATAAGGATGGTGGCAGCCACAAATGATGAGCGATGA